A single region of the Sphingobacteriaceae bacterium genome encodes:
- a CDS encoding NfeD family protein — translation MARKVHSLLAVFAWCLVMFMATAPGVFAQGAGEEVFVIPIHGPVEPGLARFVARGLAEAESAGAALVIFDINTLGGRVDAAFDLRDLIMASPVPTAAFVSQRALSAGALIALAGESLYMAPGATMGAAEPRPLDAKILSTVRSEFEATATARGRDPQVAAAMVDSSVAIEGLSRPGEILTLTAEAAQAAGFIDGIAAHRRDVLAAEGLSGAGFTTVGPNTAEHLARWVTHPIVAVLLFTFGLIGLITEVVTPGFGLPGALGLTFLALFFGGHLLAGIGGWTAAALLILGLVLLLVEVFVPGFGAFGFGGLLAIAAAVLFMAPTPAQGVRILIIGLAGTVVAAVILFRTGRGRAVWRRLTLAEALTEEKGFSAQAYSADLVGRRGEALTVLRPAGIALIDGQRYDVVTDGAMVPKGTPVVVVEVSGNRIVVSPVEGT, via the coding sequence TTGGCGAGGAAAGTTCACTCTCTGCTGGCAGTTTTCGCCTGGTGCCTGGTCATGTTTATGGCCACGGCACCGGGCGTTTTTGCCCAAGGGGCCGGGGAGGAAGTTTTCGTCATCCCCATCCACGGGCCCGTGGAGCCCGGTCTGGCCCGGTTTGTGGCCCGGGGCCTGGCGGAGGCCGAATCGGCCGGTGCCGCCCTGGTCATATTCGACATCAATACCTTGGGCGGCCGGGTGGACGCCGCCTTCGACCTGCGGGACTTGATCATGGCCTCGCCGGTGCCTACGGCGGCCTTCGTCTCCCAGCGGGCATTGTCGGCCGGGGCGCTGATCGCCCTGGCCGGGGAATCCTTGTACATGGCGCCGGGCGCCACCATGGGCGCGGCGGAGCCCCGGCCTTTGGACGCCAAGATATTGTCCACGGTCCGCTCGGAGTTTGAAGCCACGGCCACGGCCCGGGGCCGGGACCCCCAGGTGGCCGCCGCCATGGTGGATTCATCGGTGGCCATCGAGGGCTTGTCCCGACCCGGTGAGATACTGACCTTGACGGCGGAGGCAGCTCAGGCAGCGGGCTTCATCGACGGCATCGCCGCCCACCGGCGGGACGTGCTGGCGGCGGAAGGCCTGTCCGGCGCCGGCTTCACCACCGTCGGCCCCAACACCGCCGAGCATCTGGCCCGGTGGGTGACCCATCCCATCGTGGCCGTCCTGCTGTTCACCTTCGGCTTGATCGGTTTGATCACCGAGGTGGTGACGCCGGGCTTCGGCCTGCCGGGAGCCTTGGGGCTCACCTTCCTGGCCCTCTTCTTCGGCGGCCACCTGCTGGCGGGCATCGGGGGCTGGACGGCCGCCGCCCTGCTGATCCTGGGACTTGTTCTCCTGCTGGTGGAAGTGTTCGTGCCCGGGTTCGGCGCCTTCGGCTTCGGCGGCCTGCTGGCCATCGCCGCCGCAGTTCTGTTCATGGCGCCCACTCCGGCCCAAGGGGTGCGCATCTTGATTATCGGCCTGGCCGGCACCGTGGTGGCGGCGGTGATTTTGTTCCGCACCGGGAGGGGCCGGGCCGTATGGCGACGTCTAACCTTGGCGGAAGCCCTCACCGAGGAGAAGGGCTTTTCGGCCCAGGCCTACTCAGCGGATCTGGTGGGACGCCGGGGAGAGGCCTTAACGGTGCTGCGCCCTGCGGGCATCGCTCTGATCGATGGCCAGAGGTATGACGTGGTGACCGACGGGGCCATGGTGCCCAAGGGGACGCCCGTGGTGGTGGTGGAAGTCTCCGGCAACCGCATCGTGGTGAGCCCCGTGGAAGGGACGTGA
- the rpsU gene encoding 30S ribosomal protein S21, protein MAEVTRGQDEPLDAALRRFRRQLQKSGILSEYRRRQRYEKPSVRRKKKSDAARKRQRRR, encoded by the coding sequence GTGGCCGAGGTGACTCGTGGTCAAGATGAGCCCCTCGACGCTGCCCTGCGCCGCTTCCGCCGCCAACTGCAGAAGTCCGGCATATTATCGGAGTATCGTCGCCGCCAGCGGTACGAGAAGCCCAGCGTCCGGCGCAAGAAGAAGTCCGACGCAGCCCGCAAGCGGCAGCGGCGACGCTAG
- a CDS encoding histidine triad nucleotide-binding protein, with the protein MADCIFCDIVRGRVPAEVVYEDDLVMAFHDINPQAPVHVLIIPKEHVAGVLDLSDDHEAVAGRIQTAAAKIARQLDVADRGFRLVANCGSDGGQTVFHLHYHLLAGRALRWPPG; encoded by the coding sequence TTGGCCGACTGCATTTTCTGCGACATCGTGCGGGGTCGTGTACCCGCCGAAGTAGTCTACGAAGACGATTTGGTGATGGCCTTCCATGACATCAATCCCCAGGCGCCCGTCCATGTGCTGATCATCCCCAAGGAGCACGTGGCCGGCGTGCTCGACCTCAGTGATGATCATGAGGCCGTGGCGGGGCGGATTCAAACGGCAGCCGCCAAAATCGCCCGCCAGTTGGATGTGGCCGACCGCGGCTTCCGCCTGGTGGCCAACTGCGGTTCCGACGGTGGGCAGACCGTATTCCACCTGCATTATCATCTCCTGGCCGGGCGGGCGCTGCGATGGCCGCCCGGTTGA
- a CDS encoding D-alanine--D-alanine ligase family protein — MAERLRVAVLFGGKSGEHEVSLRSARSIMNAIDRTRYEVIPVGISKAGRWFLLDPAQGEPTEGLARGEGTPVTLVADPTRAGFLPLSPQGGAGDDLVQVDVVFPVLHGTYGEDGTVQGLLELANLAYVGPGVLGSAVAMDKEVMKDLFVRHGLPVLPYLTVYRRDWERDPEPVMDRIEAELGYPVFVKPANLGSSVGINKAADRQQLAAALAEAAEYDGKLVVEKGLNKPRELEVSILGNHDPQASVPGEIVPGAEFYDYRAKYIDDTSELLIPAPVPGDVAQETRRLAIAAYKALHCEGLSRVDLFLTDQGELYLNEINTIPGFTSISMYPKLWEATGLPYTDLIDRLIRLAVERWQDKQRNRTSYDAAG; from the coding sequence ATGGCGGAACGTCTGCGCGTGGCCGTTTTGTTCGGCGGCAAGTCGGGGGAGCACGAGGTCTCCCTCCGGTCGGCCCGCTCCATCATGAATGCCATCGACCGTACCCGCTATGAGGTCATACCGGTGGGCATCAGCAAGGCGGGCCGGTGGTTTCTGTTGGACCCGGCCCAGGGGGAGCCTACGGAAGGCCTGGCCCGGGGGGAGGGCACGCCGGTAACCTTGGTGGCCGACCCGACCCGGGCGGGCTTCCTGCCCTTGTCGCCCCAAGGGGGGGCGGGGGACGACCTGGTCCAGGTGGACGTGGTCTTTCCGGTGCTCCACGGCACCTACGGCGAGGACGGCACGGTGCAGGGCCTGCTGGAACTGGCCAACCTAGCCTATGTTGGGCCGGGGGTATTGGGTTCCGCCGTGGCCATGGACAAGGAAGTTATGAAGGACCTTTTCGTGCGCCACGGCCTGCCCGTCCTGCCCTACTTGACCGTCTACCGCCGGGATTGGGAGCGGGATCCTGAGCCGGTCATGGACCGCATCGAAGCCGAACTGGGCTATCCCGTCTTCGTCAAGCCGGCCAACTTGGGTTCCAGCGTGGGCATCAACAAGGCTGCGGACCGGCAGCAGTTGGCGGCGGCCCTGGCCGAGGCGGCGGAGTACGACGGCAAACTGGTGGTGGAGAAAGGGCTCAACAAGCCCCGGGAGCTGGAAGTCAGCATTTTGGGCAACCACGACCCGCAAGCCTCGGTGCCGGGGGAAATCGTGCCCGGCGCAGAGTTTTACGACTACCGGGCCAAGTACATCGACGACACGTCGGAACTGCTCATCCCGGCGCCGGTGCCCGGGGATGTGGCCCAGGAGACCCGCCGTCTGGCCATTGCGGCCTACAAGGCCCTGCATTGCGAGGGCCTGTCCCGGGTGGACCTGTTCCTGACGGACCAGGGCGAACTGTACCTGAACGAGATCAACACCATTCCCGGCTTCACCAGCATCAGCATGTACCCCAAGCTGTGGGAAGCCACCGGCCTGCCCTACACGGACCTCATCGACCGGCTCATCCGGCTGGCCGTAGAACGTTGGCAGGACAAGCAGCGCAACCGCACCAGCTACGACGCCGCCGGCTGA
- the mgtE gene encoding magnesium transporter: MAEVTQQPSLADHPFLPMKEQLEAMPPAEAAVQLFELPPHQRAVVFRLLSKDFAIELFEMLESHQQQALIENLRNDEALHILEEMSADDRARLLDEMPAKVAKQLLEGLTPEERQATALLLGYAPETAGRIMVPDFINLQEDMTVAEALAKIRRVGLERETIYTLYVTDHGRRLQGVVSLRDLVLADPEARVGDIAEPDVISARTDTDQEQVARLIESHDLLAVPVVDSENRLVGIVTVDDALDVLDEEATEDFHRLGGLTGAPAGEEQYFHLNPVQQTRRRLPWLLILALAGVISGTLISWFEETLTAVVSLAFFIPMIMDTAGNVGAQVVTLVVRALATGEIHSRHFWRTLLRELGTGTLLGLGVGLAGGSVAYYVTRDIYMGLATGGALLGTVLAAGFFGTALPFILTKLRLDPAVASAPLITTIGDGIGLLIYFSLAKLLYGL, translated from the coding sequence GTGGCCGAAGTGACCCAGCAGCCATCCCTAGCCGATCACCCCTTTCTTCCTATGAAGGAGCAGTTGGAGGCTATGCCCCCGGCGGAGGCCGCCGTCCAGCTGTTCGAACTGCCGCCCCACCAGCGGGCCGTCGTCTTTCGCCTGCTCTCCAAAGACTTTGCCATCGAACTGTTTGAAATGCTGGAATCCCACCAGCAGCAGGCCCTTATCGAAAACCTGCGAAACGACGAGGCCCTCCACATCTTGGAGGAGATGTCCGCCGACGACCGGGCCCGGTTGCTGGACGAGATGCCGGCCAAAGTGGCCAAACAGCTGCTGGAAGGCCTGACCCCCGAGGAGCGGCAGGCCACCGCCCTCCTGCTGGGGTACGCCCCCGAGACCGCCGGGCGCATCATGGTGCCCGACTTCATCAACCTGCAGGAAGACATGACGGTGGCCGAAGCCCTGGCCAAAATCCGGCGGGTAGGCCTGGAGCGGGAAACCATCTACACCTTGTACGTCACCGATCACGGCCGGCGGCTCCAAGGGGTCGTCTCCCTGCGGGACCTGGTGCTGGCCGACCCCGAGGCCCGGGTGGGCGACATCGCCGAGCCCGACGTCATTTCCGCCCGGACCGACACCGACCAGGAGCAGGTGGCCCGGCTCATCGAGAGCCACGACCTGCTGGCGGTGCCCGTTGTCGACTCGGAAAACCGGCTGGTAGGCATCGTCACCGTTGACGACGCCTTGGATGTCTTGGACGAGGAGGCCACCGAAGACTTCCACCGCCTGGGCGGTTTGACCGGCGCCCCCGCCGGCGAGGAGCAATACTTCCACCTGAACCCGGTGCAGCAGACCCGCCGGCGCCTGCCCTGGCTGCTTATCCTGGCCCTGGCAGGGGTCATCAGCGGCACCTTGATCTCCTGGTTTGAGGAAACTTTAACGGCCGTGGTGAGTTTGGCCTTTTTCATTCCCATGATCATGGATACGGCGGGCAACGTGGGGGCCCAGGTAGTGACCCTGGTGGTGCGGGCCCTGGCCACCGGCGAGATCCATTCCCGCCATTTCTGGCGCACCTTGCTGCGGGAACTGGGCACCGGCACCCTCCTGGGGCTGGGGGTGGGCCTGGCGGGCGGTTCGGTGGCCTATTACGTTACGAGGGACATCTACATGGGTTTGGCCACCGGCGGCGCCCTCCTGGGCACCGTCCTGGCGGCGGGTTTTTTCGGCACCGCCCTGCCTTTCATCCTGACCAAGCTGCGCCTGGACCCCGCCGTGGCCTCGGCGCCCCTCATCACCACCATCGGCGACGGCATCGGCCTGCTGATCTATTTCAGCCTGGCCAAATTGCTGTACGGCCTGTAA
- the folP gene encoding dihydropteroate synthase, producing MIIGNREFLLGRRTYIAGIINLTPDSFSDGGLVTGPEEAARLARELAAQGADIIDIGAESTRPGSFPISADTELERLLPALRAVRAAVDVPISVDTYKSDVAAVAVRQGADMVNDISGLRADPLMAVTVASLGVPVVIMHRRPFSSPFPGDVWPGLLKELAISLEKAAVAGIPREKIILDPGFGFGKTDRQNLDLVMGLGKLKALGYPVLLGPSRKSTLGRLLQEPPLNRLEGTLALSVLAVAQGVDFLRVHDVASVRKAVRVADVAVRGLPEDPQ from the coding sequence GTGATCATCGGCAACCGTGAGTTTCTCCTGGGCCGGCGGACGTACATCGCCGGCATCATCAACTTGACCCCCGACTCCTTTTCCGACGGGGGCCTGGTGACGGGCCCCGAGGAGGCGGCCCGGCTGGCCCGGGAACTGGCGGCCCAAGGGGCCGACATCATCGACATCGGGGCCGAATCCACCCGCCCGGGATCCTTCCCCATCAGCGCCGACACCGAACTGGAGCGGCTGCTGCCCGCCCTCCGGGCGGTGCGGGCCGCCGTAGACGTCCCCATATCGGTGGACACTTACAAGTCCGACGTAGCCGCCGTGGCCGTGCGCCAGGGGGCCGACATGGTCAACGACATCTCGGGGCTGCGGGCCGATCCCCTCATGGCCGTCACCGTGGCCTCCCTGGGGGTGCCCGTAGTCATCATGCACCGGCGGCCCTTCAGCAGCCCCTTCCCCGGCGACGTCTGGCCCGGCCTCCTCAAGGAACTGGCCATCAGCCTGGAAAAGGCGGCAGTGGCCGGCATTCCCCGGGAAAAGATCATCCTGGATCCCGGCTTTGGCTTCGGCAAGACGGACCGGCAAAACCTGGACCTGGTCATGGGCCTGGGCAAGTTGAAGGCTTTGGGCTATCCCGTCCTGCTGGGCCCCTCCCGCAAGAGCACCTTGGGCCGCCTTCTCCAGGAGCCGCCCTTGAACCGCCTGGAGGGCACCCTGGCCCTGTCGGTCCTGGCCGTGGCCCAGGGCGTGGACTTCCTGCGGGTCCACGATGTGGCGTCGGTAAGGAAGGCGGTGCGGGTGGCCGACGTCGCCGTCCGGGGGCTGCCGGAGGATCCTCAATGA
- a CDS encoding Mur ligase family protein: MTGPQALSRDEALAWLGRQAGLTMGLGLARMHGLLGLLGRPDLAIPRLLHVAGTNGKGSTARMAAAILQAAGCRTGLYTSPALEDPVEVCRIDDEPPDPDTLAALVAELIPATVEAEGRLGEAPTPFERWTALMYLWCARKGVDVLVQETGLGGRLDATNAAARTHVAAISSIAVEHTDWLGSSLEQIAAEKAAILRPGMLAVTSAEGPALAVVAEAARAKKVPLYRVVDEEASGAAAGSRDHPAGGVFRVTGITTGSTGTRFVLAGPGCPPLPLRCPLPGRHQAMNAALAAAAVLLLARRGLPQPVTPTVLQKGLAGASWPGRLEIWPSRPEVVFDVAHNPHGARALVAALREIFPGRRPVVVCGMLADKDAAGAAAQWQDWPPAHILTVDPENPRAMPAPTLARHFQAAGLPARAMPSLAEGLAEGLALARREPGALLVVTGSFYVVGPARRELAFMAPQPPGALPPGPEAAGEAAPESRRDTAP; this comes from the coding sequence ATGACCGGGCCCCAAGCCCTCAGCCGGGATGAAGCCCTGGCCTGGCTGGGCCGGCAGGCTGGGCTCACCATGGGCCTGGGACTGGCCCGGATGCACGGGCTGCTGGGCCTGCTGGGCCGCCCCGACCTGGCCATTCCCCGGCTGCTCCACGTGGCCGGCACCAACGGCAAAGGGTCCACCGCCCGCATGGCGGCGGCCATCCTCCAGGCTGCCGGCTGCCGCACCGGCCTCTACACCTCCCCGGCCTTGGAGGACCCTGTGGAAGTGTGCCGCATCGACGACGAGCCGCCCGACCCCGACACCCTGGCCGCACTGGTGGCGGAACTGATCCCGGCGACGGTGGAAGCGGAGGGGCGCCTGGGGGAAGCCCCCACCCCCTTCGAGCGCTGGACGGCCCTCATGTACCTCTGGTGCGCCCGGAAGGGTGTGGACGTGCTGGTCCAGGAGACGGGGCTGGGCGGCCGCCTGGACGCCACCAACGCCGCCGCCCGCACCCACGTGGCGGCCATCTCCAGCATCGCCGTAGAGCATACCGACTGGCTGGGATCCAGCCTGGAACAGATCGCCGCGGAAAAAGCGGCCATCCTGCGGCCGGGCATGCTGGCGGTGACCAGCGCCGAAGGCCCCGCCCTGGCGGTGGTGGCGGAGGCGGCCCGGGCAAAAAAGGTGCCTTTGTATCGAGTTGTCGACGAAGAAGCATCGGGGGCGGCGGCCGGTTCCCGGGACCACCCGGCGGGCGGCGTCTTCCGGGTCACCGGCATCACCACCGGCAGCACCGGCACCCGTTTCGTCCTGGCGGGGCCCGGCTGCCCGCCTTTGCCCCTCCGCTGCCCCCTGCCGGGGCGGCACCAAGCCATGAACGCTGCTTTGGCGGCGGCGGCGGTGCTGCTCCTGGCCCGCCGGGGCCTGCCCCAGCCCGTAACGCCCACCGTCCTCCAGAAAGGGCTGGCCGGCGCTTCGTGGCCCGGCCGCCTGGAAATATGGCCCTCCCGGCCGGAAGTGGTCTTCGATGTGGCCCACAATCCCCACGGGGCCAGGGCATTGGTGGCGGCTTTGCGGGAAATCTTCCCCGGCCGAAGGCCGGTGGTGGTGTGCGGCATGCTGGCCGACAAGGATGCGGCCGGTGCGGCCGCCCAGTGGCAGGATTGGCCGCCGGCCCACATCTTGACGGTGGATCCGGAAAATCCCCGGGCTATGCCGGCCCCGACGCTGGCCCGGCATTTCCAGGCAGCCGGCCTACCGGCCCGGGCCATGCCCTCCCTGGCGGAGGGCCTGGCGGAAGGCCTGGCTCTGGCCCGGCGGGAACCCGGCGCCCTGCTGGTGGTGACGGGCTCCTTTTACGTGGTGGGGCCCGCCCGGCGGGAACTGGCCTTTATGGCTCCCCAACCTCCGGGGGCGCTCCCTCCTGGACCGGAGGCGGCTGGGGAGGCCGCCCCAGAAAGCCGGCGTGATACAGCACCATGA
- a CDS encoding RsmE family RNA methyltransferase, which yields MARFFVTAQQIQDQDIVIQGGDARHLAVVLRKAPGDQVAAIGPDGTEYTVRLVRVDGERCVGRIVATAPPRREPPVAITLVQALLKGERFEWVIQKGTEVGMARLVPMVSARTVVRPPADRLGRRLERWQRIAGAAAQQSGRSHIPPVDEVRDVAAVAALAARCREGGGLVILAWEGEGERGLYDVLADLAPHGWPPEMMVIVGPEGGFELQEVETLRAAGAQTVSLGPLIFRAETAGPALLIMVLYHAGFLGRPPQPPPVQEGAPPEVGEP from the coding sequence GTGGCTCGCTTCTTCGTAACCGCCCAGCAAATTCAAGACCAGGACATCGTCATTCAAGGGGGCGACGCCCGCCATCTGGCCGTGGTCCTGCGCAAGGCCCCCGGGGATCAGGTTGCGGCCATAGGGCCCGACGGCACCGAGTATACGGTGCGCCTGGTCCGTGTGGACGGGGAGCGGTGCGTGGGGCGCATCGTTGCTACGGCCCCGCCCCGGCGGGAGCCGCCCGTGGCCATCACCTTGGTCCAAGCCCTGTTGAAAGGCGAGCGCTTCGAGTGGGTCATCCAAAAAGGGACGGAAGTGGGGATGGCCCGCCTGGTGCCCATGGTCTCGGCCCGCACCGTAGTCCGGCCGCCGGCGGACCGGCTGGGCCGCCGGCTGGAGCGGTGGCAGCGGATCGCCGGGGCCGCCGCCCAGCAGTCGGGCCGCAGCCATATCCCGCCGGTGGATGAGGTGCGGGATGTGGCGGCGGTGGCTGCCCTGGCCGCCCGGTGCCGGGAGGGGGGCGGCCTGGTGATCCTGGCCTGGGAAGGCGAGGGGGAGCGGGGCTTGTACGACGTCCTGGCGGATTTGGCGCCCCATGGGTGGCCGCCGGAGATGATGGTCATCGTCGGCCCCGAGGGGGGCTTTGAATTGCAGGAAGTGGAGACCCTGCGGGCGGCGGGGGCGCAAACCGTCAGCCTGGGCCCCCTCATTTTCCGGGCCGAGACGGCGGGTCCGGCCCTCCTCATCATGGTGCTGTATCACGCCGGCTTTCTGGGGCGGCCTCCCCAGCCGCCTCCGGTCCAGGAGGGAGCGCCCCCGGAGGTTGGGGAGCCATAA
- a CDS encoding 50S ribosomal protein L11 methyltransferase has product MSRGWLKVRLLGVHPPALEAVTHWCHQYSAGGVELAEDAGGTSVIIYFPAGPAGEEQWAALQDRLRSLAHVFGAPVYERAVREEVAPTDWAEAWKQFYGPLPVGRGLVIVPTWLRSTYRNETGRQPIYLDPGLAFGTGEHTTTQQALQMLEDAVAPGCPRVLDVGTGSGILAIAAARLGARAVLGLDIDPVAVAVARENIAFNQLDERIRVEQADVALVEPARLAPWWPDGDAQDPRADVVVSNILLPVLVERAAPLSALVRPGGCLILAGVLSKEQERLERAFTVQGMACVETRRDGQWLAARFEPAAD; this is encoded by the coding sequence ATGAGCCGGGGCTGGCTGAAGGTCCGGCTCCTGGGCGTTCATCCCCCCGCTTTGGAGGCGGTCACCCACTGGTGTCATCAATACAGCGCCGGCGGCGTGGAGTTGGCCGAAGATGCCGGGGGCACTTCGGTCATCATTTATTTTCCCGCCGGACCTGCCGGTGAGGAGCAGTGGGCGGCCCTGCAGGACAGGCTCCGCTCCCTGGCCCATGTGTTCGGGGCGCCGGTTTACGAAAGGGCCGTCAGGGAAGAGGTAGCGCCCACCGACTGGGCCGAGGCCTGGAAGCAGTTTTACGGTCCTTTGCCCGTAGGCCGGGGGCTGGTGATCGTGCCCACTTGGCTCCGGTCCACCTACCGGAATGAAACGGGGCGGCAGCCCATCTACCTGGATCCCGGCCTGGCCTTCGGCACCGGGGAGCACACCACCACCCAGCAGGCCCTGCAGATGCTGGAAGACGCCGTGGCGCCCGGGTGCCCCCGGGTGCTGGACGTGGGCACCGGTTCGGGCATTTTGGCCATCGCCGCCGCCCGCCTGGGCGCCCGGGCGGTGCTGGGCCTGGACATCGATCCCGTGGCCGTGGCAGTGGCCCGGGAGAACATAGCCTTCAACCAATTGGACGAGCGGATCCGTGTGGAGCAGGCCGATGTGGCCTTGGTGGAGCCGGCCCGGCTGGCCCCATGGTGGCCCGACGGTGATGCCCAGGACCCCCGGGCCGATGTGGTGGTCAGCAACATCCTGCTGCCGGTGCTGGTGGAGCGGGCAGCGCCCTTGTCGGCCCTGGTGCGGCCCGGCGGGTGCCTCATCCTGGCGGGCGTCCTGTCCAAGGAGCAGGAGCGGCTGGAACGGGCTTTCACCGTCCAGGGCATGGCCTGCGTGGAGACGCGGCGGGACGGCCAGTGGCTGGCCGCCCGTTTTGAACCAGCAGCAGATTGA